A portion of the Paenibacillus marchantiae genome contains these proteins:
- a CDS encoding copper amine oxidase N-terminal domain-containing protein, giving the protein MKKAGGRQVKKVMSALAVSAMLMSALPTSVMDAAARISIYINDAELSSAQAPVMKGGRVLVPLRSIFEGLDATVEYTNRTKTIKASRGDQEVSLTLGSKTAYINGEAIALDVPANTIKGNTMVPIRFVSEAFGEKVFWNSRNQRVDIKTTSTPPVDETQYAAWNIYGAVSGSNGDGRDLTVSFTRPTSEKAVSAYRIMLVKTRDVNSFTESAASAVPASNYTSVTPNGSNPRLTLNAQTRDVNGDLLNSNETYRLYVLTVGNSNNSYKNLLAWSSQSLKLNNVKTTVQPVTGLRIADISDYGDGRDLEINFTQPSTTSNITYYRAFVVKAKDASSFNLTTANNVSSSNSTIIYKGNSTAVKTQLSSSTRDTSGELIKNGTSYVVYIVSVSSNAATADNKLSTVSSSLTLGVNTATAPVITQVKDNSDYGDGRDIQVSFNRSSDESKVANYRIFVVRNSVSSSFNLTTASNLSSSLYYNVNKTGNNITTTLPSSMKDTSGYNVTNLQDYRIYVMAVGNQQNGYTNALSSSSTLLRLTTNSNAGVASNIGVADVSDYGDGRDLRVSFTRASDESNVSAYRVYVVRSGNAGSFTLSAANASNNYYQVSKTGGNQSFTLPNYMVDTNGYTVSNNNNYRVFVLSVSTSGNSSQNALSSYSSQITLTANAAVTAPSNVTATDIGDNGNGSDLRVTFNRSTDETNVNHYRVFVVKSGNASNFNLAEASRNSNYKLVSKNGSSNYPVTLDTSSRTTDGDLIRNDVSYKVFVMAVNNNSSLANALSSGSGVITLASNTAVAAVSNVTATVKDAAQATGKVTDVTVKFTKPASDAGIGRYVLMVVPALTSFDLNAAKITAKSSYATVVNSSPTELPMVLKDSNGNDIQAGIAYKVVILSESSDSKRESSVATSPLFTINAKAQAPSPVDMVTGLNATANDSSIDVSFTKPSNETGIAGYDVYIVQNDSTTFDNGLGSRVATVNSGAGNPSTANVNITSNSTDSDEAVFKPGKYKIRVVSVSSDSAKYTTTRSDIATFTIPAVPTSNPDNGSQTPTGETPLQ; this is encoded by the coding sequence ATGAAGAAAGCGGGAGGACGTCAAGTGAAAAAGGTGATGTCAGCACTGGCCGTATCGGCTATGTTGATGTCTGCACTACCAACGTCAGTTATGGATGCAGCTGCGAGAATTAGTATATATATCAATGATGCGGAGCTTTCGTCCGCACAGGCACCAGTCATGAAAGGTGGACGCGTACTGGTTCCTTTGCGGTCCATCTTTGAAGGATTGGATGCAACAGTAGAGTACACCAACAGAACTAAAACCATTAAGGCTAGCCGGGGTGACCAAGAAGTATCGCTTACGCTGGGTTCCAAAACGGCTTACATCAACGGCGAAGCGATCGCACTGGATGTGCCTGCAAACACGATCAAAGGAAATACAATGGTTCCGATTCGTTTTGTCAGTGAAGCTTTTGGAGAGAAAGTATTCTGGAATTCCCGTAATCAGCGGGTAGATATCAAAACAACGTCCACTCCTCCTGTGGATGAGACGCAATATGCAGCATGGAATATTTACGGTGCTGTGTCAGGAAGCAATGGGGATGGTCGTGACCTGACCGTAAGCTTCACACGTCCGACGTCCGAGAAGGCTGTGTCGGCATATCGGATTATGCTGGTAAAAACACGTGATGTGAACAGCTTTACTGAGTCTGCGGCATCGGCTGTGCCTGCTTCGAACTATACATCCGTTACTCCAAATGGTAGTAACCCTAGACTGACACTTAATGCACAGACCCGTGACGTTAACGGGGATCTGTTGAATTCTAATGAGACGTATCGTTTATATGTACTTACAGTGGGAAATAGCAACAACAGCTACAAAAATCTGCTGGCGTGGTCTTCCCAGTCTTTGAAATTAAACAATGTGAAAACGACGGTTCAACCTGTCACAGGTCTGCGGATCGCAGATATCAGTGACTATGGCGATGGACGTGACTTGGAAATTAACTTCACACAGCCGAGTACCACATCCAATATTACGTATTACCGTGCTTTTGTAGTCAAGGCGAAAGACGCTTCTTCATTCAATCTAACTACAGCAAATAATGTGTCCAGTTCGAATTCAACCATTATTTACAAAGGTAACAGCACAGCGGTCAAAACCCAGTTAAGTTCCTCGACACGTGATACATCCGGGGAATTGATCAAAAACGGAACATCCTATGTCGTGTATATTGTATCTGTGAGCTCCAATGCGGCAACAGCAGACAATAAACTGTCCACAGTATCATCTTCACTTACGCTGGGCGTAAACACAGCAACAGCACCAGTCATCACGCAAGTGAAAGACAATTCGGATTATGGAGACGGTCGTGACATTCAAGTGAGCTTCAACCGTTCATCCGATGAATCCAAAGTTGCTAATTATCGAATTTTCGTAGTGCGGAACTCGGTATCCAGCAGCTTTAATCTGACTACAGCGAGCAATCTGTCTTCCAGCTTGTACTATAACGTGAACAAAACAGGCAACAACATTACAACAACACTGCCATCCTCCATGAAGGACACAAGTGGTTATAACGTAACGAATCTGCAAGATTATCGAATCTACGTTATGGCTGTAGGCAACCAGCAGAATGGATATACCAATGCGCTGTCTTCCTCGTCGACACTGTTGAGACTGACAACGAATAGTAATGCTGGAGTTGCAAGCAACATCGGTGTGGCTGATGTGAGTGATTACGGCGATGGACGCGATCTTCGGGTTTCGTTTACCAGAGCTTCAGATGAATCCAATGTTTCTGCGTATCGGGTATATGTGGTCCGTTCCGGAAATGCAGGCAGCTTCACACTGAGCGCAGCTAACGCATCGAACAATTATTATCAGGTGAGCAAGACGGGTGGAAATCAGTCATTTACCCTCCCTAATTATATGGTGGATACCAACGGTTACACAGTTTCCAATAACAATAACTATCGCGTGTTTGTCCTGTCGGTAAGCACAAGTGGAAACTCCAGTCAGAATGCTTTATCTTCTTATTCTTCACAGATTACTCTGACTGCCAATGCAGCTGTGACTGCACCAAGCAATGTGACGGCAACGGATATTGGAGATAACGGCAATGGTAGCGATCTGCGTGTGACATTCAATCGTTCAACGGATGAGACGAATGTGAATCATTATCGTGTGTTTGTGGTGAAATCGGGCAATGCGAGTAATTTCAATCTAGCAGAAGCTAGCAGGAATTCGAACTATAAGCTCGTAAGCAAGAACGGATCAAGCAACTACCCTGTAACTCTAGATACTAGTTCCAGAACAACGGATGGGGACCTGATTCGTAATGATGTGAGCTATAAGGTGTTTGTAATGGCAGTAAATAATAACAGTTCTCTTGCCAATGCATTGTCTTCAGGCTCGGGAGTGATCACATTAGCTTCCAATACAGCCGTAGCCGCAGTTAGCAATGTAACCGCAACGGTGAAAGATGCAGCGCAAGCCACAGGTAAAGTAACAGATGTGACCGTGAAATTTACGAAGCCTGCTTCTGATGCAGGCATTGGACGTTATGTGTTAATGGTTGTACCAGCTCTAACTTCGTTTGATCTGAATGCAGCTAAAATAACTGCAAAATCAAGTTATGCAACAGTTGTTAATTCAAGTCCAACAGAGCTGCCCATGGTGCTGAAGGATAGCAACGGTAATGATATTCAAGCTGGCATAGCGTATAAGGTTGTCATTTTGTCGGAATCATCAGACAGCAAACGTGAATCCAGTGTGGCTACATCGCCTTTGTTCACGATTAATGCCAAGGCTCAAGCGCCCTCGCCTGTTGATATGGTAACAGGCCTGAATGCGACAGCGAATGATTCTTCCATTGATGTCAGCTTCACCAAGCCTAGCAATGAAACTGGAATTGCAGGCTATGATGTTTACATTGTCCAAAATGATAGCACCACATTCGATAACGGCCTTGGTAGTCGAGTAGCCACTGTGAATAGTGGGGCTGGCAATCCATCAACAGCGAACGTTAACATTACCAGTAATTCAACGGATTCGGATGAAGCTGTTTTCAAACCAGGAAAATATAAAATCAGAGTGGTTTCCGTGTCTAGTGACTCTGCGAAATATACAACCACAAGGTCAGATATAGCTACATTTACTATTCCGGCAGTTCCTACGTCCAATCCGGATAATGGTAGTCAAACTCCTACTGGAGAAACTCCACTTCAATAA
- a CDS encoding AraC family transcriptional regulator, with product MLAFRLTGLPDSRLPLYLYCVGTQEEKVQFRPDGFPVYQLFLLRSGKGEFKVPGEGVWTVSAGELFVMEPGVAHEYIPHSKTHGELGYIGIGGEAAGAVLQSAGLLAMGPLRLFEFEQFWSRLTDIWHSLGVGMTEMWNSSTIIYQLILDMSRSILPLREETGERVARSGSLTRSERESESANEAFTRAVSLMQTHYQDDLLLKHVAEAVGYSVQHLNRLFHQRHGITGHQYMQRLRLQKASEWLDKHPRASVREAAETVGMEVNYFIRMYKREFGETPGKEIKHRIQLKMEKDSTGPVDHLSEA from the coding sequence ATGCTTGCATTTCGCTTGACCGGCCTGCCGGATTCCCGGTTGCCTCTGTATCTGTATTGTGTGGGGACACAAGAAGAGAAAGTTCAGTTTAGACCGGATGGATTTCCGGTGTATCAGCTTTTTTTATTACGCAGCGGCAAAGGGGAATTTAAGGTTCCAGGTGAAGGTGTATGGACTGTGTCGGCGGGTGAACTGTTCGTGATGGAACCTGGGGTTGCACATGAGTATATTCCGCATTCCAAAACACACGGGGAGCTTGGATATATTGGCATTGGTGGAGAGGCGGCGGGGGCGGTGCTTCAGTCGGCGGGGCTACTGGCGATGGGGCCACTGCGTTTGTTCGAATTTGAACAGTTTTGGTCACGTCTTACGGATATCTGGCACTCGCTGGGCGTTGGGATGACTGAAATGTGGAACAGTTCAACGATCATCTATCAGCTTATTCTGGACATGTCCCGGTCCATTCTCCCTCTGCGTGAGGAGACAGGGGAGCGAGTAGCACGGAGTGGATCATTAACACGTTCTGAGCGCGAGTCGGAATCGGCAAATGAAGCATTCACCCGAGCTGTGTCACTGATGCAAACGCACTACCAGGATGATCTGCTGCTGAAGCATGTAGCTGAAGCCGTTGGTTATTCGGTGCAGCACCTGAACCGATTATTTCACCAGAGGCATGGGATAACGGGACATCAGTACATGCAGCGATTGCGTTTGCAGAAGGCGTCGGAATGGCTGGACAAGCATCCACGAGCAAGTGTAAGAGAGGCTGCGGAGACGGTTGGTATGGAAGTGAACTACTTTATCCGCATGTATAAGCGAGAATTCGGAGAGACTCCAGGCAAGGAGATCAAGCATCGCATTCAGCTCAAAATGGAGAAAGACTCTACGGGCCCTGTGGATCATCTATCTGAAGCTTGA
- a CDS encoding DUF1129 family protein, producing MGISYKKLKEIQNRQMTEMSKMTPEHVKLFDQISTIARQAPADERTQEEWILSAGRAIVQAQRDGKPARELYGPDLEQHIYSQLGVADNNPAATASESNMDSSRASSTAVQGSGSKSNERSTSAKKAAEVEAEPAETKDQVKRTPKWYFMISWAALSFVMLIQGAVGLFIGWTGGDTEPFSHISLFSLIVAAVGGIALVEMLRRLAERPDDQGADKTARPQVNLRGIVIYIVIVVLVLFVGYPLRDSLPVFTLAPWISLVIGIVGLATLRPLFGQKKA from the coding sequence TTGGGGATTTCCTATAAGAAGTTGAAAGAAATACAGAATCGGCAAATGACGGAAATGAGTAAGATGACACCGGAACATGTAAAACTGTTTGATCAGATCAGCACCATTGCGCGTCAAGCACCTGCCGATGAGAGAACGCAGGAAGAATGGATTCTCTCGGCTGGAAGAGCCATCGTACAAGCTCAGCGTGACGGCAAGCCTGCTCGTGAGTTATATGGACCTGATCTGGAACAACATATCTATTCACAACTAGGAGTAGCAGACAATAATCCGGCTGCAACTGCTAGTGAATCAAATATGGACTCATCCAGAGCTTCAAGTACGGCCGTACAGGGCTCCGGAAGCAAATCCAATGAACGCAGTACTTCAGCCAAGAAGGCAGCAGAAGTTGAAGCCGAGCCTGCGGAGACTAAGGATCAAGTTAAACGGACGCCCAAATGGTACTTCATGATCTCCTGGGCAGCTTTGTCTTTTGTCATGCTGATTCAAGGTGCAGTTGGGCTATTTATTGGTTGGACGGGTGGAGATACGGAACCATTTAGCCATATCAGCCTGTTCTCCCTGATCGTTGCGGCGGTTGGAGGTATTGCATTGGTTGAAATGCTTCGCCGCCTTGCTGAGCGTCCAGACGACCAGGGAGCAGACAAGACGGCCAGGCCACAGGTCAATCTTCGCGGAATCGTCATCTATATCGTTATCGTTGTGCTTGTCTTATTTGTAGGATATCCGCTGCGTGACAGCCTTCCCGTATTTACGCTGGCTCCGTGGATTAGCCTAGTAATCGGGATTGTGGGATTGGCTACGTTGAGACCACTCTTTGGACAAAAGAAAGCGTAA
- a CDS encoding alpha/beta hydrolase, with translation MERQISIRHGQEELTATIHYPVVKDIKEGNHQQRVPLAVICHGFVGSRIGVDRLFVKTARELAEDGYLVLRFDYIGCGESSGEYGAEGLESMITQTRSVLDYAVNCSDVDPTRVTLIGHSLGGAVALLTAVRDKRVKNLVMWSSVGYPFNDIVKITGRDVYDEGVKLGSADYLGYKFTPAFFESLAEHQPYQEAVKFNGDVLVVHGTSDEIIPVDYAFLYQKVFWMRQEGRCDKEIIFQGDHTFSSGKEREQLITRTREWLGERQKIEQDWQHWMI, from the coding sequence ATGGAGCGTCAGATCAGTATTCGTCATGGGCAGGAAGAATTAACAGCCACGATACATTATCCGGTCGTCAAAGACATTAAGGAGGGAAATCACCAACAGCGCGTGCCTCTTGCTGTCATCTGCCATGGATTCGTAGGAAGTCGGATCGGTGTGGATCGTCTCTTTGTGAAGACCGCCCGTGAGCTGGCCGAAGATGGATATTTGGTGCTGCGCTTCGATTACATCGGCTGCGGGGAGAGCAGCGGTGAGTATGGAGCTGAAGGACTTGAATCCATGATTACCCAAACACGTTCTGTGCTGGACTATGCGGTAAATTGCAGTGATGTAGATCCAACCCGTGTAACGCTGATCGGTCATAGTCTGGGTGGAGCTGTTGCTCTGCTGACTGCTGTCCGTGACAAACGGGTCAAGAATCTCGTCATGTGGTCATCCGTGGGATATCCGTTCAATGATATTGTGAAGATTACCGGACGTGATGTGTACGATGAAGGGGTGAAACTGGGGTCTGCTGATTATCTTGGCTACAAGTTTACACCAGCATTCTTTGAATCACTGGCTGAACATCAGCCTTACCAGGAAGCCGTTAAATTTAACGGAGATGTTCTGGTGGTGCACGGCACGTCGGATGAGATCATTCCTGTCGATTACGCATTCCTGTATCAAAAGGTATTCTGGATGCGCCAGGAAGGCCGCTGCGACAAGGAGATTATTTTCCAGGGCGATCATACCTTCTCTTCAGGCAAAGAGCGTGAACAGCTGATTACGCGTACGAGAGAATGGCTAGGAGAGCGTCAGAAGATTGAACAGGATTGGCAGCACTGGATGATCTAA